A genomic segment from Pseudalkalibacillus hwajinpoensis encodes:
- a CDS encoding response regulator transcription factor: MFRVFIVEDDEKLVSLLQDYIQKYEFETSVVQRFGSVVEEFKAFSPHLVLLDINLPKFDGYYWCRQIRQFSTCPILFISARDEKMEQVMAMENGGDDFITKPFDYEIVLAKIRSQLRRSYGDYATNQLSRTINLEGVSLDVDRMVISFGAHMVELSHTETRMLSEFLSKPEAVISRDRLLEKIWDEEAFVDDNTLNVNINRVRKKLQNLHIKNAILTVRGKGYRLIPNWGKGE, from the coding sequence ATGTTTCGTGTGTTCATTGTAGAGGATGATGAGAAGTTGGTCTCTCTCCTACAAGACTATATTCAGAAATATGAATTTGAAACAAGCGTTGTTCAAAGATTTGGAAGCGTGGTTGAAGAGTTTAAAGCTTTCTCTCCACATCTTGTTTTATTGGATATTAATTTACCAAAATTCGATGGTTATTACTGGTGCAGACAAATACGTCAGTTCTCTACTTGTCCCATTTTATTTATTTCTGCTCGTGACGAAAAGATGGAACAGGTGATGGCTATGGAAAACGGTGGAGATGATTTTATTACAAAACCCTTTGATTACGAAATTGTACTTGCAAAAATAAGAAGTCAGTTAAGGCGGTCTTATGGTGATTATGCAACGAACCAACTTAGTAGAACGATAAACCTTGAGGGAGTTTCCCTTGATGTGGATCGAATGGTTATAAGTTTCGGTGCCCATATGGTCGAGCTAAGTCATACGGAGACAAGAATGCTAAGTGAATTTTTAAGCAAGCCTGAAGCAGTCATTAGTCGTGACCGATTGCTTGAAAAAATTTGGGATGAGGAAGCATTTGTAGATGATAATACACTTAACGTTAATATTAACCGTGTGCGAAAAAAGCTTCAAAATCTCCACATTAAAAATGCCATTCTGACCGTGAGGGGCAAAGGATATCGTCTCATTCCTAATTGGGGGAAAGGAGAATGA
- a CDS encoding ABC transporter ATP-binding protein: MQIVDVKGLSKIYRGKVSHCALDRINFSIDEGEFVGIMGPSGSGKTTLLNLLATIDMPSHGTVSINGSNPHAMTHKDKALFRRNELGFVFQQFNLLDTLTVEENIVLPLALNGVKSQEMDKEIARISQQLGIESLLHKRTYEISGGQMQRTAIARAIIHKPSLLLADEPTGNLDSKSSKAVMDTLTEINRSEKTTTLMVTHDPVVASYCKRVIFIKDGKLYNEIYKGDSRPVFFQKIIDVLGHLGGDSYNLMVPN; encoded by the coding sequence ATGCAAATTGTAGATGTAAAAGGATTGAGTAAAATTTATAGAGGAAAGGTTTCTCATTGCGCTCTAGATCGCATCAATTTTTCAATTGATGAAGGAGAATTTGTTGGAATTATGGGTCCCTCAGGTAGTGGGAAGACGACTTTACTTAATTTATTAGCAACAATTGATATGCCATCTCATGGTACAGTTTCGATAAACGGGAGTAATCCACATGCTATGACTCATAAAGATAAAGCACTTTTTCGAAGGAATGAACTTGGTTTTGTATTTCAGCAATTTAACCTTCTTGACACCCTGACCGTGGAAGAAAATATTGTCTTGCCTTTGGCATTAAACGGGGTCAAATCTCAAGAAATGGACAAAGAAATTGCGCGTATTTCTCAACAACTGGGTATAGAATCTCTTTTACATAAAAGAACCTATGAAATTTCAGGCGGACAAATGCAACGAACTGCTATCGCTCGAGCGATTATTCATAAACCCTCCTTACTTTTAGCTGATGAACCTACGGGAAATCTTGATTCAAAATCGTCCAAAGCTGTCATGGACACTCTTACTGAAATTAACCGCAGTGAAAAGACAACCACTCTTATGGTAACGCATGATCCAGTCGTAGCAAGCTATTGCAAACGAGTCATTTTCATCAAAGATGGTAAGCTTTATAACGAAATTTATAAAGGAGATAGTCGCCCCGTGTTTTTTCAAAAAATTATTGATGTTCTTGGTCATCTGGGTGGTGATAGCTATAATTTGATGGTACCTAATTGA
- a CDS encoding sensor histidine kinase — protein MKLFFRDHVSFCCLYVGQLLLILLIFWLDGYRHGPTALYASSLSLILFGCYLVVRYIRNQTFYKRLSTPLTSLNDYSMERQSSPLPYYLDQFHDELRQYYLKEMESYKLKFDHHIQFLNQWVHQMKTPLSVMNLMAQERDDEFSSSLNDEIERMKNGLDIVLYTSRLDSFENDFYVESLSLYSLIRKTTSVQKRLFIRNHIYPEIMIDSKLYIHSDEKWISFVFTQLITNAIKYTVDSGQKIQFEAKQLKDEIVVSVRDYGVGIPKSDLPRVFDPYFTGENGRSFQESTGMGLFLVKQILDELGHRIEIESNLNQGTIVQIYFKRVT, from the coding sequence ATGAAGCTATTTTTCCGTGATCATGTTTCTTTTTGCTGTTTGTATGTCGGACAATTATTGCTTATATTGCTGATTTTTTGGCTTGATGGCTATCGACATGGACCTACAGCTTTGTATGCATCGAGTTTAAGTCTCATACTCTTTGGTTGTTATTTAGTCGTTCGCTACATACGAAACCAAACATTTTATAAACGACTTTCAACACCTTTAACGTCATTGAATGATTACAGTATGGAACGTCAATCTTCTCCACTACCTTACTATTTAGATCAGTTTCACGATGAACTACGCCAATACTATCTAAAAGAAATGGAAAGTTATAAATTAAAATTTGACCATCACATACAATTTCTAAATCAATGGGTGCATCAAATGAAAACGCCTCTCTCCGTGATGAACCTCATGGCACAAGAGCGAGATGATGAATTTTCTTCGTCTCTTAACGATGAGATTGAGAGGATGAAAAACGGATTGGATATCGTTTTATATACTTCTCGACTGGATTCTTTTGAGAATGACTTTTATGTGGAATCTCTTAGTCTCTATTCTTTGATTCGAAAAACAACTTCTGTACAGAAACGATTATTCATAAGGAATCATATCTATCCGGAAATTATGATCGATTCCAAACTTTACATCCATTCAGATGAAAAATGGATATCTTTTGTTTTCACACAACTCATCACTAATGCCATTAAATACACGGTGGATAGTGGGCAGAAAATCCAATTTGAGGCCAAACAACTGAAAGATGAAATTGTTGTTTCGGTACGTGATTATGGCGTTGGAATACCTAAAAGTGATTTACCACGTGTCTTTGATCCTTACTTTACCGGTGAAAATGGACGGTCGTTTCAAGAGTCTACAGGAATGGGACTTTTTCTTGTTAAACAAATTCTTGATGAATTAGGACATCGTATCGAAATAGAATCTAATCTCAATCAAGGCACAATCGTTCAAATTTATTTTAAACGAGTAACTTGA
- a CDS encoding ABC transporter permease: MFHKVLSAEWAKLRNNRIVFPVILAPTLILLLQYVNFKIRYTSVVKEGDIPWTIFIEQHAVIWAVLILPILAAVLSSMLIMNENSENNWKYLLALPIKRRDVYFAKITLVIFFLLVSSILLGIGILGSAFILQLPGDIQYSQLIQTLCAALIGAFAVLTIQFWLSIKFDNPGIPLAVSICGTVAAIFLLQSALTRWLPWVYPYLVLPIRLNEGINITWYMGQSVVVGLLCLIIGYREFAHRDI; encoded by the coding sequence ATGTTTCATAAGGTTCTTTCAGCTGAATGGGCAAAGCTTCGCAACAATCGGATTGTTTTTCCAGTCATTTTAGCTCCAACCCTAATTTTGCTATTACAATATGTAAATTTTAAAATTCGCTATACGAGTGTAGTGAAAGAAGGAGATATACCTTGGACGATTTTCATTGAACAACACGCAGTGATCTGGGCCGTTCTTATACTTCCAATCCTAGCAGCCGTGTTATCTAGTATGCTTATCATGAACGAAAATTCAGAAAATAATTGGAAATATCTCTTAGCTCTTCCGATCAAACGAAGAGATGTGTATTTTGCAAAAATCACGTTGGTCATCTTTTTCTTACTGGTAAGCTCCATTTTGCTTGGCATTGGTATTCTAGGTAGTGCATTTATACTCCAATTACCTGGCGATATACAGTATAGTCAACTAATACAAACACTTTGTGCTGCATTGATTGGCGCTTTTGCTGTGCTAACCATTCAATTTTGGCTTAGTATTAAATTCGATAATCCCGGTATTCCTTTAGCCGTATCCATCTGTGGAACGGTAGCAGCCATATTTCTATTACAATCAGCCCTGACACGATGGCTCCCTTGGGTGTATCCTTATTTGGTACTTCCGATCCGGTTAAATGAAGGAATTAATATTACCTGGTATATGGGGCAGTCCGTGGTGGTTGGTCTCTTATGTTTAATCATAGGGTATCGTGAATTTGCCCACCGAGATATTTAA
- a CDS encoding FtsX-like permease family protein, giving the protein MTFPRLAFINVVRNKQVYLAYFLSSVFSVSVFFIYALFAFHPAFTTEIIGGYVSVGMHFAEAIIYVFSFLFVLYSMSSFLKSRKKEFGIFAINGMSDKQLRNLIFLENMLMGSAAIISGICIGLLFAKLLLLISEYALGMSNELPFYWPWEAILLTSISFGVLFLIISFFTTSFVRGSQLIDLFTGNSKPKRVPKASPALSILSVFLLGGGYAIALLVQEAMVFFAMIPVTIIVIIGTYFFFTQLSVYILHRIRKQKKIYRHKVNMIIVSNLIYRLRDNAQILFMVTVVLTITFSAIGTIVGIRTMLLESTKITQQGIDIVLFIGFFIGAVFFISSASLLYFRLYTDMKEDKREYEMIAKFGITEKELSTIITTKLGVLFFIPLFVATIHGFISLIAMQNMFSYSLMKESMLVIGIFIALQIIYFILIRFQYLTKIKSVLNVKI; this is encoded by the coding sequence ATGACTTTTCCAAGACTAGCATTCATTAACGTTGTGAGAAACAAACAAGTTTATTTAGCCTACTTTCTTAGCAGTGTATTCTCGGTTTCAGTTTTCTTTATTTATGCTCTTTTTGCATTCCACCCAGCTTTCACCACAGAGATAATTGGCGGATATGTCTCTGTGGGGATGCATTTCGCAGAAGCGATTATTTATGTGTTTTCTTTTCTCTTCGTGCTTTATTCGATGAGTTCATTTTTGAAATCCCGAAAAAAAGAATTTGGAATTTTTGCAATCAATGGAATGTCGGATAAACAATTGCGTAACCTGATCTTTTTGGAAAATATGCTCATGGGATCTGCCGCCATAATTTCAGGGATATGTATTGGACTACTGTTTGCAAAACTACTGCTTTTAATTAGCGAATATGCCTTAGGAATGTCAAATGAGCTCCCTTTTTATTGGCCCTGGGAAGCCATTCTCCTAACTTCCATTTCTTTTGGTGTGCTGTTTTTAATCATTTCATTCTTTACGACTTCCTTTGTCCGGGGTAGTCAATTAATTGATCTCTTCACAGGAAACTCAAAACCGAAACGTGTACCCAAAGCATCTCCTGCTTTATCCATTTTATCTGTTTTTCTGCTAGGAGGAGGCTATGCTATCGCGTTGCTCGTACAGGAAGCTATGGTTTTCTTTGCCATGATACCAGTGACCATAATCGTCATAATTGGAACCTACTTCTTTTTCACCCAGCTTAGTGTCTATATTCTTCACCGCATAAGAAAACAAAAGAAAATCTATCGACACAAAGTGAATATGATCATTGTATCGAACCTAATTTATCGTTTACGCGATAACGCTCAAATTTTATTTATGGTAACCGTTGTCCTTACCATAACCTTTTCAGCGATCGGAACCATTGTTGGTATTCGAACCATGCTTCTTGAATCAACGAAAATTACTCAGCAAGGTATTGATATTGTCTTGTTTATTGGCTTTTTTATAGGGGCAGTATTTTTCATATCTTCCGCAAGCCTATTGTATTTTCGACTTTATACCGATATGAAGGAGGACAAACGCGAGTATGAAATGATTGCAAAATTTGGGATAACGGAAAAAGAGTTATCAACCATCATTACGACTAAATTAGGTGTCCTATTTTTTATTCCGTTATTCGTTGCCACCATTCATGGCTTCATATCCCTTATTGCCATGCAAAACATGT
- a CDS encoding ABC transporter ATP-binding protein: protein MMNKDVGETLVATKDLTKKFGDQYSVDHVNLEIKRGQIFGFLGPNGAGKTTSIRMLLGLMKPTEGEVRLFGQTFHKNRIDILRRVGALVEAPSYYRNLTGFENLKLSSKILGSSNARIEEVLEIVRLSEVSHQPVKQYSLGMKQRLGIALALLGSPELLILDEPTNGLDPSGIHEIRQLIKRMPEEFGITVLISSHNLAEIEMIASHVGIIQSGKLKFHGTMEELKRDQKPRVEIKVNNLMGAKDLLRQQDVQARIIEDMLLVDQPNDSVSAINRKLVTNGFEVSHLVESVKSLEEIFLDLTGKEGAI, encoded by the coding sequence ATGATGAATAAGGATGTTGGAGAAACATTAGTTGCTACAAAAGATTTAACAAAAAAATTTGGGGATCAGTATTCAGTTGACCATGTGAATTTAGAAATTAAACGCGGTCAAATTTTTGGTTTTCTTGGTCCAAATGGTGCAGGGAAAACGACTTCAATCCGTATGCTCCTCGGACTAATGAAGCCAACAGAAGGTGAAGTAAGGCTATTTGGCCAAACATTTCATAAAAATCGAATTGATATTCTTCGAAGAGTAGGGGCTCTCGTCGAAGCGCCTTCTTATTATCGAAACTTAACTGGATTCGAAAATTTAAAACTCTCTAGTAAAATATTAGGATCTTCTAACGCCCGAATCGAAGAGGTGCTGGAAATTGTTCGGTTATCTGAAGTTTCCCACCAACCAGTGAAGCAGTATTCTCTAGGAATGAAGCAAAGACTAGGAATAGCACTCGCTCTGCTTGGTTCTCCAGAACTGTTAATATTAGATGAACCTACAAACGGGCTTGATCCAAGTGGCATCCACGAAATTCGGCAGTTGATTAAACGAATGCCCGAAGAATTTGGTATAACGGTGTTAATTTCTAGTCACAACCTTGCCGAAATCGAAATGATCGCTTCCCACGTAGGCATCATTCAATCCGGAAAATTAAAGTTTCATGGCACAATGGAAGAGTTGAAGAGAGATCAAAAACCTCGAGTTGAAATCAAAGTCAATAATTTGATGGGTGCAAAAGATCTACTACGCCAGCAAGATGTTCAAGCAAGGATTATAGAAGATATGCTACTGGTCGATCAACCAAATGACTCGGTTTCAGCAATAAACAGAAAACTTGTCACCAATGGATTTGAAGTCTCCCATTTGGTAGAGAGCGTCAAATCTCTAGAGGAAATTTTCTTGGATTTAACAGGAAAAGAGGGGGCCATCTAG
- a CDS encoding ABC transporter permease has translation MTLSRVLMMEMMKLKRSYVWLLMCVAPLLMVTFGAYNFVRYQDVFLQGNAVPWEKLLGQIVTFYGLLLLPLSIAVMAVWLARIEHSENNWKYLFTMPVNLKSIYITKTIIHIGLVGLSMLILYIGTIGAAIIVGVGNIPYGTTAVNVLICWITCLPILALQMILSIRFPNIGIPIGISLAASITSVVITNSAYGKYYFWSLPSLTLIPNSEGMRNLTIPYSLTISLLAFSCIMVIGYRFFRKHEA, from the coding sequence ATGACGCTTAGTAGAGTATTAATGATGGAGATGATGAAGTTAAAGCGCTCTTATGTTTGGCTATTAATGTGTGTAGCACCACTATTAATGGTGACGTTTGGGGCTTATAACTTTGTCCGTTATCAAGATGTCTTCCTACAAGGAAATGCGGTTCCCTGGGAAAAACTACTAGGGCAAATCGTAACATTTTACGGCCTCTTACTTCTTCCGTTATCGATCGCGGTGATGGCCGTTTGGCTTGCCAGAATTGAACATTCAGAAAATAATTGGAAATACTTGTTTACTATGCCTGTGAATTTGAAATCCATTTATATCACTAAAACAATTATTCATATAGGACTCGTCGGTCTATCCATGCTCATTCTTTATATTGGAACTATAGGAGCTGCGATTATTGTGGGTGTTGGGAATATCCCCTACGGTACGACGGCCGTTAATGTCCTCATTTGTTGGATAACTTGTCTACCCATCCTTGCTTTACAGATGATTCTAAGCATAAGATTCCCTAATATTGGAATACCCATTGGTATAAGTTTAGCTGCATCGATTACAAGTGTTGTTATTACAAACAGCGCCTATGGAAAGTATTATTTCTGGTCTCTCCCCTCACTGACTTTAATCCCAAATTCAGAGGGGATGAGGAATCTTACTATACCCTATTCACTCACCATATCCTTATTAGCCTTTAGCTGCATTATGGTAATAGGATATAGGTTCTTTCGAAAACATGAAGCATAA